Proteins encoded together in one Janthinobacterium tructae window:
- a CDS encoding FliM/FliN family flagellar motor switch protein, with protein sequence MTIITKTDQTARHQVLDSCLLGRPVHLLHVFGAQLRDDLAAALRQPMSRRYWGNFQIGAVTLSRVENEDSVNRWLSFSTPAGQTGFTLERQILLSVLNYRYGSAGAKGVLPDPAQVRVTATEERLAVVLGQQLVNNLFTRIHKNLQTVGKSSDIDTSAEVAVQSGVHPARGSWIVSVALSDVEAGQSGHFWFSLDKRLMADVLRGLLPERAQAKKALRGSVRPLASRLQVTLEGRLVSKQVQLGALFDLRVGDVIPVSLSRTDVMLDDSRLFTAAVSEHKGKLCLTSFEDVE encoded by the coding sequence ATGACAATCATTACCAAGACAGATCAAACTGCGCGCCATCAAGTCCTCGATTCCTGTCTGCTTGGACGTCCTGTCCATTTGCTGCATGTATTCGGCGCCCAGCTGCGCGACGACCTGGCCGCGGCCCTGCGCCAGCCGATGAGCCGTCGCTACTGGGGTAATTTCCAGATTGGCGCGGTGACGTTGTCGCGCGTGGAAAACGAGGACAGCGTGAATCGCTGGCTGAGTTTTTCTACACCAGCCGGTCAGACGGGCTTTACGCTCGAACGGCAGATACTCTTGAGCGTGCTGAATTATCGTTACGGTAGTGCCGGCGCCAAGGGCGTGCTGCCCGATCCGGCACAGGTGCGCGTGACGGCCACCGAGGAGCGCCTCGCTGTGGTGCTGGGACAACAGTTGGTGAACAACTTGTTTACCCGCATCCACAAGAATCTGCAAACCGTGGGCAAAAGCAGCGACATCGACACCAGTGCCGAGGTCGCCGTGCAGTCGGGCGTGCATCCGGCGCGCGGCAGCTGGATCGTCAGCGTGGCGCTCAGCGACGTCGAGGCGGGGCAGAGCGGCCACTTCTGGTTCTCGCTGGACAAGCGCCTGATGGCCGACGTGCTGCGCGGCTTGCTGCCCGAGCGCGCGCAGGCGAAGAAAGCCTTGCGTGGCAGCGTGCGCCCGCTCGCTTCGCGCCTGCAAGTGACCCTGGAAGGGCGGCTCGTCAGCAAGCAGGTGCAGCTGGGCGCCTTGTTCGACCTGCGCGTGGGCGACGTGATACCCGTCAGCCTGAGCCGCACCGACGTCATGCTGGACGATTCCCGTTTATTTACAGCGGCTGTTTCCGAACACAAGGGCAAGCTCTGTTTAACCTCATTTGAAGATGTCGAATAA
- a CDS encoding flagellar hook-basal body complex protein FliE, which translates to MSNELAGLIKADLAALSNDAHALGASIAPAAQFGTQEQSGFSFAQSMKDAIGKVNGDDRMAAQKMSDVDSGKSDDMVGAMLASQEASLSFSMLMQVRNKVMGAVDELIKLPL; encoded by the coding sequence ATGAGCAACGAACTCGCAGGTCTGATCAAGGCCGATCTGGCAGCACTGAGCAATGACGCGCACGCCCTGGGCGCCAGCATCGCGCCCGCCGCCCAGTTCGGCACGCAGGAACAATCCGGCTTCTCCTTCGCGCAAAGCATGAAAGACGCCATCGGCAAGGTGAATGGCGACGACCGCATGGCAGCGCAGAAAATGAGCGACGTCGACAGCGGCAAGAGTGACGACATGGTCGGCGCCATGCTGGCCAGCCAGGAAGCGAGCCTGTCCTTCTCCATGTTGATGCAGGTGCGCAACAAGGTCATGGGCGCCGTCGACGAACTCATCAAATTGCCTCTGTAA
- the flhB gene encoding flagellar type III secretion system protein FlhB translates to MADNSTGDKTEKASQQKLKKSRQEGQVVRSRDLSTALGILISMKLFVFLLPSYLDSFRELFAMAFMPLDSKGALDNAMSMAFTTSVGLLIKMIVPLFCVPLFVVLGSLIPGGWVISGKNWMPKMERLSPAKNLGRLVSPKHGFEFGLSIAKAGVLGMVIVHVCRSSLTQYVDLQHRPLQQAMLDGSALMLDGLMSLISVFILFAIIDVPAQAFFFARGQRMSKQDVKEEHKSSEGRPEVRQRIRQLQQQIGRRSVRKTVPDADVVIVNPEHYAVALKYDQDRAEAPFVVAKGVDEMALYIRQVAKEHHIETLELPPLARAIYNTSQVQQQIPVQLYQAVSQVLNYILQLKAFRSGQRAAQPVLPTEMAVPSHLSEVVPS, encoded by the coding sequence ATGGCTGACAATAGCACCGGCGACAAGACCGAAAAGGCGTCACAGCAAAAGCTGAAGAAGTCGCGCCAGGAAGGGCAGGTGGTGCGTTCGCGCGACCTGTCGACGGCGCTGGGCATCCTGATCAGCATGAAGCTGTTCGTGTTTCTGCTGCCTTCTTATCTGGATAGCTTCCGTGAGCTGTTCGCCATGGCTTTCATGCCGCTCGACAGCAAGGGCGCGCTCGACAATGCCATGTCGATGGCGTTCACCACCTCGGTGGGCTTGCTGATCAAGATGATCGTGCCGCTGTTTTGCGTGCCCCTGTTTGTCGTGCTCGGCTCCTTGATTCCCGGCGGCTGGGTCATCAGCGGCAAGAACTGGATGCCGAAGATGGAGCGCCTGAGCCCGGCCAAGAATCTGGGCCGCCTGGTGTCGCCCAAGCATGGCTTTGAATTCGGCCTGTCCATCGCCAAGGCAGGAGTGCTTGGCATGGTGATCGTGCATGTCTGCCGTTCCAGCCTGACGCAGTACGTGGACTTGCAACACCGGCCCCTGCAGCAAGCCATGCTCGATGGCTCGGCGCTGATGCTCGACGGCTTGATGTCCCTCATTTCCGTCTTCATCCTGTTTGCCATCATCGACGTGCCGGCGCAGGCGTTCTTTTTTGCCCGCGGCCAGCGCATGAGCAAGCAGGACGTCAAGGAAGAGCATAAAAGCAGCGAAGGCCGGCCCGAAGTGCGCCAGCGCATCCGCCAGTTGCAGCAGCAGATCGGCCGGCGCAGCGTGCGCAAGACCGTGCCCGACGCCGACGTGGTGATCGTCAACCCCGAGCATTACGCCGTTGCATTGAAGTATGACCAGGACCGCGCCGAGGCGCCGTTTGTCGTTGCCAAGGGCGTCGACGAGATGGCGCTGTATATCCGGCAAGTGGCGAAGGAGCACCATATTGAAACGCTGGAGTTGCCGCCGCTGGCGCGCGCCATCTACAACACCAGCCAGGTGCAGCAGCAGATTCCCGTGCAGCTGTATCAGGCCGTGTCGCAGGTGCTCAACTACATACTGCAACTGAAAGCATTCCGGTCCGGGCAGCGTGCTGCCCAGCCCGTATTACCCACCGAGATGGCCGTGCCGTCTCATTTGAGCGAGGTAGTCCCTTCATGA
- a CDS encoding flagellar biosynthesis protein FlhA yields MNFLNRLVAEMRRHKFATPLFLLVILAMIILPLPPVLLDILFTFNIVLALIVILVSVSAKRPLDFSVFPTVILATTMLRLTLNVASTRVVLLHGHTGADAAGKVIEAFGNVVIGGNFVVGIVVFVILMIINFAVVTKGAERISEVSARFTLDALPGKQMAIDADLNAGLINQEKAQLRRKDVAAEADFYGAMDGASKFVRGDAVASILILIINMVGGVAIGSLMHDLSFGDAFRQYALLTIGDGLVAQIPALLLSAAAAILVTRISDSGDFEQQVAGQVLTSPTVIFSASGMMVALALIPGMPWFMFMTFAGVLAFVAWRLTKRVKGPDTAGMAAIEAALREDKPAEMEWQQLPAVQPLMVMLGYKLVGMVDKTQGEPLTKRVKGVRQSLSEAMGLLLPNIGVRDDLALKPSQYAIVLSGTVVAQAEVQADRLMAIPSPNVYGQLDGIPGIEPAYGMPVTWIEPGEKAHALGLGYQVIEAPSVIATHLSKMVREYLPELFRHEDVSNMMERLTALSPKLAGALDKALTHTQLLRVFRVLLAENVSLKDIVPIATTLLDSSETTKDPILLAAEVRCALRRQIVSGLFGQKMEMQAFNLGGELENMLLGSLNQARQSGKVTLDNYPIDPHLLSQLQVNMPVAREQMKQQATPPLLLVLPQIRPLLARYARLFAPGLHVLSYNEIPENREVSIIGTVG; encoded by the coding sequence ATGAATTTCCTGAACCGGTTGGTTGCCGAAATGCGCCGCCACAAGTTCGCCACGCCGCTGTTCCTGCTGGTGATCCTGGCAATGATCATCCTGCCGCTGCCGCCGGTGCTGCTCGATATCTTGTTCACTTTCAATATCGTGCTGGCCCTGATCGTTATCCTGGTCAGCGTGTCGGCCAAGCGGCCGCTCGATTTCTCCGTCTTCCCGACGGTGATCCTGGCCACCACCATGCTCAGGCTGACCTTGAACGTGGCATCGACGCGCGTGGTGTTGCTGCACGGCCACACGGGCGCGGACGCGGCCGGTAAGGTGATCGAGGCCTTCGGTAACGTCGTGATCGGTGGTAACTTCGTCGTCGGTATCGTGGTCTTCGTGATCTTGATGATCATCAACTTCGCCGTCGTCACCAAGGGGGCCGAGCGTATTTCCGAAGTGTCGGCGCGCTTTACCCTCGATGCCTTGCCGGGCAAGCAGATGGCCATCGATGCCGACCTGAACGCCGGCCTGATCAACCAGGAAAAAGCCCAGCTGCGCCGCAAGGACGTGGCCGCTGAAGCGGATTTCTATGGCGCCATGGACGGCGCGTCGAAGTTCGTGCGCGGCGATGCCGTCGCCAGTATCCTGATCCTGATCATCAACATGGTCGGCGGCGTGGCCATCGGCTCGCTGATGCACGACCTGTCGTTCGGCGATGCTTTCCGCCAATACGCACTGCTGACCATCGGTGATGGCCTGGTGGCGCAGATCCCGGCGCTGCTGCTGTCGGCCGCGGCCGCCATCCTGGTGACCCGTATCAGCGATTCGGGCGACTTCGAACAGCAAGTGGCGGGCCAAGTGCTGACGTCGCCAACGGTGATCTTCAGCGCGTCCGGCATGATGGTGGCGCTGGCCTTGATCCCGGGCATGCCGTGGTTCATGTTCATGACCTTTGCCGGCGTGCTGGCCTTCGTGGCCTGGCGCCTGACCAAGCGCGTGAAGGGGCCTGATACGGCCGGCATGGCGGCCATCGAGGCGGCCTTGCGCGAGGACAAGCCTGCCGAGATGGAGTGGCAGCAACTGCCTGCCGTGCAACCGCTGATGGTGATGCTCGGCTATAAACTGGTGGGCATGGTGGATAAGACACAAGGCGAACCCTTGACCAAGCGCGTCAAGGGCGTGCGCCAGAGCCTGTCCGAAGCGATGGGCTTGCTGCTGCCGAACATCGGCGTGCGCGACGACCTGGCCCTGAAGCCGTCGCAGTATGCCATCGTGCTGTCGGGCACCGTGGTGGCGCAGGCGGAAGTGCAGGCCGACCGCCTGATGGCGATCCCGTCGCCGAACGTGTATGGCCAACTCGATGGCATTCCCGGCATCGAACCGGCCTACGGCATGCCCGTCACCTGGATCGAACCCGGTGAAAAGGCGCATGCGCTGGGCCTGGGCTACCAGGTCATCGAGGCGCCCAGCGTGATCGCCACGCACTTGTCGAAAATGGTGCGTGAATACTTGCCGGAACTGTTCCGCCACGAAGACGTCTCGAACATGATGGAGCGCCTGACGGCCTTGTCGCCCAAGCTGGCCGGCGCGCTGGACAAGGCCCTCACGCACACGCAGCTGCTGCGCGTGTTCCGCGTCTTGCTGGCAGAAAACGTGTCACTGAAGGATATCGTGCCCATCGCCACCACCTTGCTCGACAGTTCGGAAACCACCAAGGATCCGATCCTGCTGGCGGCCGAAGTGCGCTGCGCGCTGCGGCGCCAGATCGTCAGCGGCCTGTTTGGGCAGAAGATGGAAATGCAGGCGTTTAATCTCGGCGGCGAGCTGGAAAACATGCTGCTCGGTTCGCTGAACCAGGCGCGCCAGTCGGGCAAGGTGACCCTGGATAATTACCCGATCGACCCGCACCTGCTGTCGCAACTGCAGGTGAACATGCCGGTGGCGCGCGAGCAGATGAAGCAGCAGGCCACGCCGCCGCTGCTGCTGGTGCTGCCGCAGATCCGTCCGCTGCTGGCCCGCTATGCGCGCCTGTTCGCGCCGGGCCTGCATGTGTTGTCGTATAACGAAATCCCGGAAAACCGCGAAGTGAGCATCATCGGCACGGTGGGGTAA
- a CDS encoding flagellar motor switch protein FliG translates to MAELNNNNNPSDGAEYESASLNPVEQAAIVLLSIGEEQAANVLRCLSREELLEVTQVMSRMSGIKVESVKTAMQTFFDDYRQQSGVHGASRSYLKRSLDLALGSDIANSVLNNIYGDAIRPKMARLQWASPKWLAEYIVNEHVQMQAVFLAFLPPALAGQILDALPVEGRDLVLLNLARLDEIDRDLLVELDELVGRCLGTLDTQSTSVEGIRQAAEILNRMPGNRAALVELLRAHDPDVVSEIELSMYDFLILSTQSDVTLTRILEDVPMEQWAIALKGAEPAIRDAVLKTMPRRQAQSFEDMMRRSGPVPLSRIEQTRQEIMATVKGLADAGEIEVQLFAEAVIE, encoded by the coding sequence ATGGCCGAACTCAACAACAACAATAATCCCTCCGACGGCGCCGAGTACGAAAGTGCCAGCCTGAATCCCGTGGAGCAGGCCGCCATCGTGCTGCTGAGCATAGGCGAGGAACAGGCAGCCAACGTGCTGCGCTGCCTGTCGCGTGAAGAATTGCTGGAAGTCACGCAAGTGATGTCGCGCATGAGCGGCATCAAGGTCGAATCCGTAAAAACGGCCATGCAGACCTTCTTCGACGACTACCGCCAGCAGAGCGGCGTGCACGGCGCCTCGCGCAGCTACCTGAAACGCTCGCTGGACCTGGCGCTGGGCAGCGATATCGCAAATAGCGTGCTGAACAACATTTATGGCGACGCCATCCGTCCAAAAATGGCGCGCCTGCAGTGGGCCTCGCCAAAATGGCTGGCCGAATACATCGTCAACGAGCACGTGCAGATGCAAGCCGTGTTCCTGGCCTTTTTGCCGCCCGCGCTGGCCGGCCAGATCCTTGACGCCCTGCCCGTCGAAGGCCGCGACCTGGTCTTGCTGAACCTGGCGCGCCTGGACGAGATCGACCGCGACCTGCTGGTCGAGCTCGACGAACTGGTAGGCCGCTGCCTGGGCACGCTCGACACGCAAAGCACCAGCGTCGAAGGCATACGCCAGGCCGCCGAAATTCTCAACCGCATGCCGGGCAACCGCGCCGCGCTGGTCGAACTGCTGCGCGCGCACGACCCGGACGTGGTCTCGGAAATCGAACTGAGCATGTACGACTTCCTGATCCTGTCGACGCAAAGCGATGTCACGCTCACGCGCATCCTGGAAGACGTGCCGATGGAACAGTGGGCTATCGCGCTCAAGGGCGCGGAACCGGCGATCCGCGACGCCGTACTGAAAACCATGCCGCGTCGCCAGGCACAGAGCTTCGAAGACATGATGCGCCGTTCCGGCCCCGTGCCGCTCTCGCGTATCGAACAGACGCGCCAGGAAATCATGGCCACCGTCAAGGGCCTCGCCGATGCGGGCGAGATCGAAGTGCAATTGTTTGCCGAAGCGGTGATCGAATGA
- the fliF gene encoding flagellar basal-body MS-ring/collar protein FliF, with protein MKSAFARWRLGAQPAIPPALLKNLVPIVVLAIGITAMVTMYAWRDQANYKPVFGAREKVAVTDMMATLDAEHIPYRLHPDSGQVLVPDAMLGKVRMLLASKGVTAQLPAGLELMDKNDPLGVSQFVQDVRFRRGLEGELAQSIMTMDAIASARVHLSIAKSTSFVASDGDKSSASVVVALKPGRTLAPEQIAAVINMVAGSVASLAPTRVSLVDQGGNLLSSHVDLTDGFDASAAGNEGAKRFQDEIRRNVTGLLGPVIGEDNFKLSVTAAVNNDRVDETLEKYGEAPKVTSEAMREEQERNRTVAGVPGSLSNRPPAAAVPAPADAAGAAPANGAPKAADDGTARKNATTRQYAYDRSITQIKRSRGRLEKLSVAVVLNSAAAPNPKTGWTPAELGNIEKMLNSGLGINAQRGDSLSLTALAFPAKPPVAQWWEERDTVVDFSSWLLYALGAVLGYFLILRPLMRLLTTRMAPPALKQLDPALALGGGSAAGTPGVAAAGAPALGVNGSPLALEGEATGTGSMPVVPLLENYDLPPPGSAVDVMVDHLKVLAEKEPERVAEVVKQWMQKNGRTQQQQ; from the coding sequence ATGAAGTCCGCATTTGCGCGCTGGCGCCTTGGTGCCCAGCCCGCCATTCCGCCCGCCCTGCTGAAAAACCTGGTTCCCATCGTCGTGCTGGCCATCGGCATCACCGCCATGGTGACCATGTATGCCTGGCGCGACCAGGCCAACTACAAGCCGGTGTTTGGCGCACGCGAAAAAGTGGCCGTGACGGACATGATGGCCACGCTGGACGCCGAGCACATCCCCTACCGTTTGCATCCGGACAGCGGCCAGGTGCTGGTGCCCGATGCCATGCTGGGCAAGGTGCGCATGCTGCTCGCCTCGAAGGGCGTGACGGCGCAGCTGCCGGCCGGGCTGGAGCTGATGGACAAGAATGACCCGCTGGGTGTATCGCAATTCGTGCAGGACGTGCGCTTCCGCCGCGGCCTGGAAGGCGAATTGGCGCAAAGCATCATGACGATGGACGCGATCGCTTCGGCGCGCGTCCATCTGTCGATTGCCAAGTCGACCTCGTTTGTCGCCAGCGACGGCGACAAATCGTCGGCCTCCGTGGTGGTGGCGCTGAAACCGGGCCGCACCCTGGCGCCGGAACAGATCGCCGCCGTCATCAACATGGTGGCCGGCAGCGTCGCCAGCCTGGCGCCTACGCGCGTGAGCCTGGTCGACCAGGGCGGCAACCTGCTGTCCTCGCACGTCGACCTGACGGACGGCTTCGACGCCTCGGCCGCTGGCAATGAAGGCGCGAAGCGCTTCCAGGATGAAATCCGCCGCAACGTCACGGGCCTGCTCGGTCCCGTTATCGGCGAAGACAACTTCAAGCTCAGCGTGACGGCCGCCGTGAACAACGACCGTGTGGACGAAACGCTGGAAAAGTACGGCGAAGCCCCGAAAGTGACCAGCGAAGCGATGCGCGAAGAGCAGGAACGCAACCGCACCGTGGCCGGCGTTCCCGGCAGCCTGTCGAACCGTCCACCAGCGGCCGCCGTACCGGCACCGGCCGACGCCGCGGGCGCCGCGCCGGCCAACGGCGCACCGAAAGCGGCCGACGACGGCACTGCGCGCAAGAACGCCACCACGCGCCAGTACGCGTATGACCGCAGCATCACGCAGATCAAGCGCAGCCGTGGCCGCCTGGAAAAACTCAGCGTGGCCGTCGTGCTCAACAGCGCCGCCGCACCGAATCCGAAAACCGGCTGGACCCCTGCTGAACTGGGCAATATTGAAAAAATGCTCAACAGCGGCCTGGGCATCAACGCCCAGCGCGGCGACAGCCTGAGCCTGACTGCGCTGGCCTTCCCTGCCAAGCCGCCCGTGGCGCAGTGGTGGGAAGAGCGCGATACCGTCGTCGATTTCAGCAGCTGGCTGCTGTACGCCCTGGGCGCCGTGCTCGGCTACTTCCTGATCCTGCGTCCGCTGATGCGTTTGCTGACCACGCGCATGGCGCCGCCGGCACTGAAACAGCTCGATCCTGCCCTGGCACTGGGCGGCGGCAGCGCCGCCGGCACGCCTGGCGTGGCCGCCGCTGGCGCGCCGGCACTGGGCGTGAATGGCAGCCCGCTGGCGCTCGAAGGCGAAGCGACCGGCACTGGCAGCATGCCGGTCGTGCCGCTGCTGGAAAACTATGATTTGCCGCCACCAGGCTCGGCGGTCGACGTGATGGTCGATCACCTGAAAGTACTGGCTGAAAAAGAACCCGAGCGTGTCGCCGAAGTCGTCAAACAATGGATGCAGAAAAATGGCCGAACTCAACAACAACAATAA
- a CDS encoding FliM/FliN family flagellar motor switch protein produces MNITDTNQSETLLEDLGDDMIIDQGDMSDVASTRARRDIPQMMRKIPVTLTLEVGSARISLEELMAIGPDSVIELDMLAGEPLVIKVNGTPIGRAEVVVAGENYGLKVIDLDGLNLDLMTA; encoded by the coding sequence ATGAATATCACCGATACCAACCAGAGCGAAACCCTGCTGGAAGACCTGGGCGATGACATGATCATCGACCAGGGCGACATGTCCGACGTGGCCAGCACCCGCGCGCGGCGCGACATTCCGCAGATGATGCGCAAGATCCCCGTCACCCTGACGCTGGAAGTGGGTTCGGCCCGCATTTCGCTGGAAGAACTGATGGCCATCGGCCCGGACAGCGTGATTGAACTCGACATGCTGGCCGGCGAACCGCTGGTGATCAAGGTCAACGGCACGCCGATCGGCCGTGCCGAAGTGGTGGTGGCCGGCGAGAACTATGGCCTGAAAGTCATTGACCTCGACGGTCTTAATCTCGACCTGATGACAGCATGA
- a CDS encoding flagellar biosynthetic protein FliR gives MDQIFNQVLPFVLAVWWPFCRILAMLSASPVIGDGVVPVTVRILLSLVLAILMLPVMQASGISQDLLKIDPFSLYAIVATLEQAVIGFVLGLAFHFAMSVMSVLGYLVSSQVGFSMAVMNDPLNGTSSDVITGLLTIMCMIVFFAIDGHLVLTGVIGASFKAWPVGQGYAPLLLQTVAYNVAWIFAAAMLLALPIVFSTMVVQLGFGFLNRVAPSLNLFSLGFSMITVFGLLMLAQIVRFIPEHYIAMTNRVLDMIAEQMRVAHG, from the coding sequence ATGGATCAGATTTTCAATCAGGTGCTGCCGTTTGTGCTGGCCGTATGGTGGCCGTTCTGCCGCATCCTGGCCATGCTCAGCGCCTCGCCCGTAATCGGCGACGGCGTCGTGCCCGTCACCGTGCGCATCCTGCTGTCGCTGGTGCTGGCGATCCTGATGCTGCCCGTGATGCAGGCCTCGGGCATCTCGCAGGACTTGTTGAAAATCGATCCGTTTTCCCTGTACGCCATCGTCGCCACTCTGGAGCAGGCCGTCATCGGCTTCGTCCTCGGCCTGGCCTTCCACTTCGCCATGTCGGTGATGTCGGTGCTTGGCTACCTGGTGTCGAGCCAGGTGGGTTTTTCCATGGCCGTCATGAACGATCCGCTCAACGGCACTTCGTCGGACGTGATCACGGGCCTGCTCACCATCATGTGCATGATCGTGTTTTTTGCCATCGACGGCCATCTGGTGCTGACGGGCGTGATCGGCGCCAGTTTCAAGGCCTGGCCCGTGGGGCAGGGCTATGCCCCGCTGCTGCTGCAGACGGTGGCGTATAACGTGGCGTGGATCTTCGCCGCCGCCATGCTGCTGGCTTTGCCCATCGTCTTTTCCACCATGGTGGTGCAGCTGGGCTTCGGCTTCCTGAACCGCGTGGCGCCATCGCTGAACCTGTTTTCGCTGGGCTTTTCCATGATCACCGTGTTCGGCCTGCTGATGCTGGCGCAGATCGTGCGCTTTATTCCCGAGCACTACATCGCCATGACGAATCGCGTGCTCGATATGATCGCCGAACAGATGCGGGTGGCCCATGGCTGA
- a CDS encoding flagellar biosynthetic protein FliQ, translating to MFTPEVAVDLIIEALHVVMLLVVILVVPGLLMGLLVALVQAATSINEQTMSFLPRLLVTLLALILAGRWMAGYLMDYCVSIFQRAATLVG from the coding sequence ATGTTTACCCCTGAAGTCGCCGTCGACCTGATCATCGAAGCGTTGCATGTCGTCATGCTGCTGGTGGTGATCCTGGTCGTGCCAGGTCTGCTCATGGGCCTGCTGGTCGCGCTGGTGCAGGCGGCCACCTCGATCAATGAACAGACCATGAGTTTCCTGCCGCGCCTGCTGGTCACCCTGTTGGCGCTGATCCTGGCCGGACGATGGATGGCCGGTTACCTGATGGATTATTGCGTGTCCATTTTTCAGCGCGCGGCCACCCTGGTCGGATAG
- the fliP gene encoding flagellar type III secretion system pore protein FliP (The bacterial flagellar biogenesis protein FliP forms a type III secretion system (T3SS)-type pore required for flagellar assembly.): protein MKLAVPGLSRRRGALAAALAVPILMLCCSAVGAQDLLSGVVPGAKTDLSVKMQILVVMTLLGLLPVMVMMMTSFTRFVIVLSLLRQALGLQQGLPNRIVTGIALILTLLVMRPIGDQVWKDAFVPYDRDQIGMQEALKIAEVPISRFMLAQTSKAALAQIAHLAGEPSSMRPQDHSFTVKLAAFVLSELKTAFQIGCMLFIPFLIIDLVVASVLMAMGMMMLSPLVISLPFKLLLFVLVDGWTLTVNTLVTSIQGY, encoded by the coding sequence ATGAAGCTGGCGGTACCCGGTTTAAGCCGGCGCCGCGGCGCGCTGGCTGCCGCGCTGGCTGTCCCCATTTTGATGCTGTGCTGCAGTGCCGTCGGGGCGCAGGATTTGTTGTCCGGCGTGGTGCCGGGCGCGAAGACCGACCTGTCGGTGAAGATGCAGATCCTCGTCGTCATGACCCTGCTCGGGCTGTTGCCCGTGATGGTCATGATGATGACCAGCTTTACCCGCTTCGTCATCGTGCTGTCCCTGCTGCGCCAAGCCTTGGGCCTGCAGCAGGGTTTGCCCAACCGTATCGTCACCGGCATCGCCCTGATTCTCACCCTGCTGGTCATGCGCCCCATCGGCGACCAGGTGTGGAAGGACGCGTTCGTGCCCTACGACCGCGACCAGATTGGCATGCAGGAAGCGCTGAAGATCGCCGAAGTGCCGATTTCGCGCTTCATGCTGGCGCAGACGAGCAAGGCCGCGCTGGCGCAGATCGCGCACCTGGCCGGCGAGCCGTCGAGCATGCGCCCGCAAGACCACAGTTTCACGGTCAAGCTGGCGGCGTTTGTGTTGTCCGAACTCAAGACGGCGTTCCAGATCGGCTGCATGCTGTTCATACCGTTCCTCATCATCGATCTGGTGGTGGCGTCCGTGCTGATGGCGATGGGCATGATGATGCTCTCGCCGCTGGTCATTTCGCTGCCGTTCAAGCTGCTGCTGTTCGTGCTGGTCGACGGCTGGACCCTGACCGTCAACACCCTCGTTACCAGCATACAGGGCTATTGA